A single Quadrisphaera setariae DNA region contains:
- a CDS encoding glycoside hydrolase family 36 protein codes for MASTVTGSSSERVAQSSASAVLRASTDSSSAPLTWAAGDLTLTVGTDADGVARIARLDLGGTAVAHPEAPLPPAEVGLVGLGRSWSARRYADSATTPSLLLAGSETLDGACALALDSLHRPTGLAVRTVFEALPGARAVRSRTTLTNTGEDAVEVAWVTSLVLAGLLPGAPLERLRLHWADNDWLAENRWTSAGVREVLPDLHRAVHQHDPRGAFERGSHGNWSTDGSLPVGVLHDPVTDLALAWQVESSGGWHWQVGERADGAYLSALGPTDAQHQWSTELAPGESFTTVPVTLAVSAGGVTGAFAELTAARRATRRPHPDTAGLPVIFNDYMNTLMGDPTTAKLLPLVAAAAEAGAEVFCIDAGWYGGVGEDWWDGVGAWEPAADRFPGGVDEVLDAIRAAGMVPGLWLEPEVIGVRSPLADQLPEAAFFSRRGRRLVEHGRYQLDLRHPAARAHLDGVVDRLVLEHGVGYFKLDHNIDIGSGTDREATSPGEGLLGHQRAHLAWLDGVLDRHPTLVLESCASGGMRVDHAVMSRAQVQSTSDQQDLRRYPPIAAAAATSVLPEQAASWAYPQPGHTDDEIAFTLVAPLLGRVHLSGHLDHMDAHQKALVAEAVTAYKAHRASIPASTAFWPLGLPGWEDGWVAHGLHDAARGSALLAVWRRDDDDATAELALPGGLDPASASVVFPRSSDASTAQAPGGALAVTLPTRWTAVLLHVQARPR; via the coding sequence ATGGCAAGCACCGTGACCGGTTCGTCATCGGAGCGCGTCGCGCAGAGCAGCGCGAGCGCCGTCCTCCGAGCGAGCACCGACAGCTCTTCCGCGCCCCTGACCTGGGCCGCTGGAGACCTCACCCTCACCGTCGGCACCGACGCCGACGGCGTGGCCCGCATCGCCCGCCTCGACCTCGGCGGCACCGCCGTCGCCCACCCCGAGGCCCCGTTGCCCCCCGCGGAGGTCGGCCTGGTGGGGCTGGGACGCAGCTGGTCGGCGCGCCGCTACGCCGACAGCGCGACCACGCCGAGCCTCCTCCTCGCAGGCTCCGAGACCCTCGACGGCGCCTGCGCACTGGCGCTCGACAGCCTCCACCGCCCCACCGGGCTGGCCGTGCGCACGGTGTTCGAGGCGCTGCCGGGCGCCCGCGCGGTCCGATCCCGCACCACGCTGACCAACACCGGCGAGGACGCGGTCGAGGTCGCCTGGGTCACCAGCCTCGTGCTCGCGGGCCTGCTGCCGGGCGCACCGCTGGAGCGGCTGCGGCTGCACTGGGCGGACAACGACTGGCTGGCCGAGAACCGCTGGACCTCCGCCGGGGTGCGCGAGGTGCTGCCCGACCTGCACCGCGCCGTCCACCAGCACGACCCGCGCGGCGCGTTCGAGCGCGGCTCGCACGGCAACTGGTCCACCGACGGCTCGCTGCCGGTGGGCGTCCTGCACGACCCGGTCACCGACCTCGCGCTGGCGTGGCAGGTGGAGTCCTCCGGGGGCTGGCACTGGCAGGTCGGCGAGCGCGCCGACGGTGCGTACCTGTCGGCGCTCGGCCCCACCGACGCGCAGCACCAGTGGTCCACCGAGCTGGCGCCCGGGGAGTCGTTCACCACGGTGCCCGTGACGCTGGCCGTCTCCGCCGGCGGTGTCACCGGCGCCTTCGCCGAGCTCACCGCCGCTCGCCGCGCCACGCGCCGCCCCCATCCCGACACCGCCGGCCTGCCGGTGATCTTCAACGACTACATGAACACCCTCATGGGGGACCCGACCACGGCGAAGCTGCTGCCGCTGGTGGCCGCCGCGGCCGAGGCGGGCGCGGAGGTCTTCTGCATCGACGCGGGCTGGTACGGCGGCGTCGGCGAGGACTGGTGGGACGGGGTCGGCGCGTGGGAGCCCGCCGCGGACCGCTTCCCGGGCGGCGTCGACGAGGTGCTGGACGCCATCCGCGCCGCGGGCATGGTGCCGGGCCTGTGGCTGGAGCCCGAGGTCATCGGCGTCCGCAGCCCCCTGGCCGACCAGCTGCCCGAGGCGGCCTTCTTCAGCCGTCGGGGTCGCCGGCTGGTCGAGCACGGCCGCTACCAGCTCGACCTGCGCCACCCCGCAGCCCGTGCGCACCTGGACGGCGTCGTCGACAGGCTGGTGCTCGAGCACGGCGTGGGCTACTTCAAGCTCGACCACAACATCGACATCGGCTCCGGCACCGACCGCGAGGCCACCTCCCCCGGCGAGGGGCTGCTCGGCCACCAGCGGGCGCACCTGGCCTGGCTCGACGGGGTGCTCGACCGGCACCCGACCCTCGTGCTGGAGAGCTGCGCCTCCGGCGGGATGCGCGTCGACCACGCCGTCATGTCACGGGCGCAGGTGCAGTCGACCTCCGACCAGCAGGACCTGCGCCGCTACCCGCCCATCGCCGCCGCCGCGGCCACGTCCGTGCTCCCCGAGCAGGCCGCCAGCTGGGCCTACCCCCAGCCCGGCCACACCGACGACGAGATCGCCTTCACCCTGGTCGCCCCGCTGCTCGGACGCGTGCACCTGTCCGGGCACCTGGACCACATGGACGCGCACCAGAAGGCGCTGGTGGCGGAGGCGGTCACCGCCTACAAGGCGCACCGGGCGAGCATCCCCGCCTCGACGGCCTTCTGGCCGCTGGGACTGCCCGGCTGGGAGGACGGCTGGGTGGCGCACGGCCTGCACGACGCCGCCCGCGGCAGCGCACTGCTGGCGGTGTGGAGGAGGGACGACGACGACGCGACGGCCGAGCTCGCGCTGCCCGGCGGGCTCGACCCCGCATCGGCCTCGGTGGTCTTCCCGCGCTCCAGCGACGCCTCCACCGCGCAGGCGCCCGGGGGTGCGCTGGCTGTGACGCTGCCCACGCGGTGGACAGCCGTCCTGCTGCACGTGCAGGCCAGACCGCGGTGA
- a CDS encoding LacI family DNA-binding transcriptional regulator, whose amino-acid sequence MVVTGNTTTPSGQSAPAASIRDVARQAGVSHVTVSRVINHHPNVSPATREKVQAAIEALGFRPSSTARALASGGAHQVTVITSDTSLYGYASTLRGVEEAARAAGVGVAISVLDSAEPHVVQAAVERVSDPREGAVIVLAFDKAGVRAMEALPAGVRTAAAVESIVGRRAGSKKKAAAWAWFDDIAAARTATGHLLELGHPTVHHLAIPSSTRVGDRQRGWEQALTEAGAPVPQPVPAKGWGTAAAHAAALELLGEGRDGDGHPVTALLCGNDDQALGVLRAARDLGLSVPGDLSVVGFDDVPGAAYYAPSLTTVRFDFAALGRRTFELLGIGQRSADSTEVVVPAPELVVRESSGPPR is encoded by the coding sequence GTGGTTGTAACCGGTAACACGACGACGCCGTCCGGCCAGAGCGCCCCGGCTGCGTCCATCCGCGACGTTGCGCGCCAGGCCGGCGTGTCTCACGTGACGGTCAGCCGCGTCATCAACCACCACCCCAACGTCAGTCCGGCCACGCGCGAGAAGGTGCAGGCGGCGATCGAGGCACTGGGGTTCCGGCCCAGCTCCACGGCCCGGGCCCTCGCCTCCGGCGGGGCGCACCAGGTCACGGTCATCACCTCCGACACGAGCCTGTACGGGTACGCCTCCACGCTGCGCGGCGTCGAGGAGGCTGCGCGCGCTGCCGGGGTGGGGGTGGCCATCTCGGTGCTCGACTCCGCCGAGCCGCACGTGGTGCAGGCGGCGGTGGAGCGCGTGAGCGACCCCCGCGAAGGGGCGGTCATCGTGCTGGCCTTCGACAAGGCCGGGGTGCGGGCCATGGAGGCGCTGCCCGCGGGCGTGCGCACGGCGGCCGCCGTCGAGTCCATCGTCGGGCGGCGGGCCGGGTCGAAGAAGAAGGCCGCGGCGTGGGCGTGGTTCGACGACATCGCCGCCGCCCGCACCGCCACCGGCCACCTGCTGGAGCTCGGGCACCCGACGGTCCACCACCTCGCCATCCCCTCCTCCACCCGCGTCGGAGACCGCCAGCGCGGGTGGGAGCAGGCGCTCACCGAGGCGGGCGCGCCGGTCCCGCAGCCCGTGCCGGCCAAGGGCTGGGGCACGGCCGCGGCGCACGCCGCAGCGCTGGAGCTGCTGGGTGAGGGGCGCGACGGCGACGGCCACCCGGTGACCGCGCTGCTGTGCGGCAACGACGACCAGGCCCTGGGGGTGCTGCGCGCGGCGCGCGACCTCGGGCTGTCCGTGCCCGGCGACCTGTCGGTGGTCGGCTTCGACGACGTGCCTGGAGCGGCGTACTACGCGCCGTCGCTGACGACCGTGCGGTTCGACTTCGCCGCGCTGGGCCGACGCACCTTCGAGCTGCTCGGCATCGGCCAGCGCTCCGCGGACAGCACCGAGGTGGTCGTCCCCGCTCCCGAGCTGGTGGTCCGGGAGAGCTCCGGACCACCCCGCTGA
- a CDS encoding ABC transporter substrate-binding protein: MARLLHKVVALATIGLVAATAACSDPGAAPASGGDGSASAAAWPEPTAKLDGTTLTIWAAQNSNTIPAEVAKDFEAATGAKVDIVTVPDPYEQGVQTKVASGDKPDLAFWQPTGSQLTALNAKQNLQPLDGAPFIDSYKPALKDVTGILDGTRYAALVTTPAVEGVWYNKEVFAEYGITETPKSFDEMVADAEKIKAGGGVPFYEMGGDKWATQWWVQVQLADAAKSGLWDEVNKGQQKFTDPTILGAVTKYDDLVKQGLFNSNITSATFEDQGQAVLSGEAAMAVQVNTFFSQLQAKASTDELNQKIGFFPISPSGNVGTFIPDQSNALVAFKTGDSAREAAARQFLSFWLSETEYTKFVEAQNTVSILQGVDTPATVPTALTANADSIGDSVGSMQVEAIVNPDLYLNLANMLAGQATPEQVAQTTQDQFAQLAQAIGAPGF, from the coding sequence ATGGCACGACTGCTCCACAAGGTGGTGGCGCTCGCGACGATCGGGCTGGTGGCGGCGACGGCTGCCTGCTCCGACCCGGGGGCGGCCCCGGCCTCAGGTGGCGACGGCTCGGCATCTGCGGCCGCCTGGCCCGAGCCCACCGCGAAGCTCGACGGCACCACGCTGACCATCTGGGCCGCCCAGAACAGCAACACCATCCCCGCGGAGGTCGCGAAGGACTTCGAGGCCGCGACCGGGGCGAAGGTCGACATCGTCACCGTGCCGGACCCCTACGAGCAGGGCGTGCAGACCAAGGTCGCCTCCGGCGACAAGCCCGACCTCGCCTTCTGGCAGCCCACGGGCTCGCAGCTCACCGCGCTCAACGCCAAGCAGAACCTGCAGCCGCTCGACGGCGCACCGTTCATCGACTCCTACAAGCCCGCGCTCAAGGACGTCACCGGCATCCTCGACGGCACCCGGTACGCGGCGCTCGTCACCACGCCCGCCGTCGAGGGGGTCTGGTACAACAAGGAGGTCTTCGCCGAGTACGGGATCACCGAGACGCCGAAGAGCTTCGACGAGATGGTCGCCGACGCCGAGAAGATCAAGGCCGGCGGCGGCGTGCCCTTCTACGAGATGGGCGGCGACAAGTGGGCCACCCAGTGGTGGGTGCAGGTCCAGCTCGCCGACGCCGCGAAGAGCGGCCTGTGGGACGAGGTCAACAAGGGCCAGCAGAAGTTCACCGACCCCACCATCCTCGGCGCCGTCACGAAGTACGACGACCTCGTCAAGCAGGGCCTGTTCAACAGCAACATCACCTCGGCCACGTTCGAGGACCAGGGCCAGGCCGTCCTGTCCGGCGAGGCCGCGATGGCCGTGCAGGTCAACACCTTCTTCAGCCAGCTGCAGGCCAAGGCCAGCACCGACGAGCTCAACCAGAAGATCGGCTTCTTCCCGATCTCGCCGTCGGGCAACGTCGGCACCTTCATCCCCGACCAGTCCAACGCCCTGGTGGCCTTCAAGACCGGTGACTCCGCACGCGAGGCCGCTGCCCGCCAGTTCCTGTCCTTCTGGCTGTCGGAGACCGAGTACACCAAGTTCGTCGAGGCGCAGAACACCGTCTCGATCCTGCAGGGCGTGGACACCCCGGCCACCGTGCCGACGGCCCTGACGGCCAACGCCGACTCGATCGGCGACTCGGTGGGCTCCATGCAGGTCGAGGCGATCGTCAACCCGGACCTCTACCTCAACCTGGCCAACATGCTCGCCGGCCAGGCGACGCCGGAGCAGGTCGCGCAGACCACGCAGGACCAGTTCGCCCAGCTCGCCCAGGCGATCGGCGCCCCGGGCTTCTGA
- a CDS encoding carbohydrate ABC transporter permease: MSTSTQSTRTGRVRGRELPGRNRRRQQPPSQPSWFLVPAFVLLTLFFLVPSVYNFVYAFTDWSSFKSAIGFVGLRNFENVAKNGVLLTDLRTTVLYAAGVAVFQNLFGLGLALLLEADTRLNRFARTMFFIPVVMSALAVGYIFQALLKPEGALNALIGLFTGGFDYAWLADTRWTLLWVVLIHSWKWMGLAMIIYLAGLKTISGDVLEASRLDGASRWQTFRLIRFPLLAPALTFNVATALLGSMNSFDIVQATTGGGPAQKTEILNIFIYRTFGQGLFAQATTMSLVLFITIAVMAFPTIYLLRRRERVL, from the coding sequence GTGAGCACCTCGACACAGTCCACCCGCACCGGCCGCGTCCGCGGGCGCGAGCTCCCCGGGAGGAACCGTCGCCGGCAGCAGCCGCCGTCGCAGCCCAGCTGGTTCCTCGTCCCGGCCTTCGTGCTGCTGACGCTGTTCTTCCTGGTCCCGTCGGTCTACAACTTCGTCTACGCGTTCACCGACTGGTCCAGCTTCAAGTCCGCCATCGGCTTCGTGGGGCTGCGGAACTTCGAGAACGTGGCCAAGAACGGCGTCCTGCTGACGGACCTGCGGACCACCGTCCTGTACGCGGCAGGGGTCGCCGTCTTCCAGAACCTCTTCGGGCTGGGGCTGGCGCTCCTGCTGGAGGCCGACACCCGGCTCAACCGCTTCGCCCGCACGATGTTCTTCATCCCCGTGGTGATGTCGGCGCTGGCGGTGGGCTACATCTTCCAGGCGCTGCTCAAGCCCGAAGGTGCCCTCAACGCCCTCATCGGGCTCTTCACCGGAGGCTTCGACTACGCCTGGCTCGCCGACACCCGCTGGACCCTCCTGTGGGTCGTCCTCATCCACTCCTGGAAGTGGATGGGCCTGGCGATGATCATCTACCTGGCGGGTCTGAAGACCATCAGCGGCGACGTGCTCGAGGCATCCCGGCTCGACGGCGCGAGCCGGTGGCAGACCTTCCGCCTCATCCGGTTCCCGCTGCTCGCTCCCGCGCTGACGTTCAACGTCGCCACCGCGCTGCTCGGGTCGATGAACAGCTTCGACATCGTGCAGGCCACCACCGGCGGCGGTCCGGCGCAGAAGACGGAGATCCTCAACATCTTCATCTACCGGACCTTCGGGCAGGGCCTGTTCGCGCAGGCCACGACCATGAGCCTGGTCCTGTTCATCACCATCGCCGTGATGGCCTTCCCCACCATCTACCTGCTGCGCCGACGGGAGCGCGTCCTGTGA